Below is a genomic region from Desulfuromonadaceae bacterium.
TTCGAACCCCTGTCGTCGCCGTGAAAGGGCGATGTCCTGGGCCAGGCTAGACGATAGGGACAGCAACTTTGTAAAGCGTGAAACGCGGTGTAACTGAACAGAAACAACCCCGCTGATTGACAACGGGGCCGTTCCAATTGGCGTCCCCAGGGGGATTCGAACCCCCGTCGCCGCCGTGAAAGGGCGGTGTCCTGGGCCAGGCTAGACGATAGGGACTTAAAACATCAAGTACCTAGCAGGAAATGTCCCCGCTAATTACTGCCTGTAAAAATGGTGTGCCGCGTAGGGATCGAACCTACGACCATCTGATTAAAAGTCAGATGCTCTACCTACTGAGCTAGCGGCACACAAGAATCAGACTTATACTTGATTAGTGCGGGCAAGTCAACCCCATTTTTCAATTATTTTTGGCGCTCAGTGAGTGCCCAAAAACAGTCTGGAACGACGTCTTTACCGTTTGTAAAGGGGCATGTTATAGTGTGCGAAAATCATTAAAGACAGGACAAGATCATGCTGCCACACGATTACACCAGCGCGGTGCATCTGCCGTTCAACGCCGCTGCGTTGCATAAACGCCTCGATTTTCAAACGCCTGATCGCGATCCCGGCGGGGCCGGGTCGCTGCTGCTGCTGCAAGGCAGCTCCCTGTTGCTGAATCCTGCTGCGCAATTATTTGATTCCACGGTTGTGACTGACACCCTGGGTTCCCCGCCGCTCTATATCGGCCAGTGGGACGGTCGCCCCTGCCGCGTTGCACGTTCGTTGGAGGCAACTCCTCCCCACGGGGCGATCATCGCGGCATTGCTCTCCCCCGAACCACAGTTGCCGATCGATCTGCTGAGTCTTGGTGCGCTTGGCCGTCAGATTCTGCTTTGGGAACGACACAGCCGCTTTTGTGGCAAGTGCGGCAAGGCCACCCGCCGCATAGACGGTCACTGGGGCGTGTATTGCAGTGTCTGTAATTTTGAACGTTTTCCCGACCTTCATCCGTGTGTCATTGTCCTTATTCGCCGTGCTGACGAACTGCTGCTGGTGCGCAAAGCAGAATGGCAGACGGGGCGCTACGGACTGGTCGCCGGGTTCCTTGATTTAGGTGAATGCCTCGAAGAGGCTGTCGCTCGCGAGGTGGCGGAGGAGACGGGGATCCGGGTCGAAAATATTCACTACGTCGGCAGCCAGGCGTGGCCTTTTCCAAGTCAGTTGATGACCGGGTTCCGTGCCGACTATGCGGGGGGAGAAGTATGTACTCAGGATGACGAACTGGAGGAGGCGCGCTGGTTTGCGCTCGACAAACTGCCTACTCTGCCACCGAAACGGAGTATCGCCCGTTATCTGATTGACCGTGAGGTGGAGCGACGTTGCGCGGATCGCGACTGCTGAAGGTGAACGATCAGCAGGGGAGCATTGCGGTTTCGGTAAAAAAGGATGCGAAACTGGCCCGGCGTTCCGGTTTGCGGGGTTCTGCTTGCGGAAGCTTTTCACGCAGGGTGTCGATGCCGACAGTCGCCCAGCCATCGGCGCGTTTGAATTTAAGAATGCGATTGACGGACAGAAATAAATTCAGGGCTTTCGGTGCCATGCGACACTTGGTGCCATCGACCATGATAACTTCGATCAGGTTTTTTTCTTCTCTCATGCGGCTGCCTCGTTATGTGAAAGCTAAAAATCTTCGGCATATTAGTGATATTTAAGTTGTTTGTCAATGGAAAATTGGTGATTTTTTCACGGGCTGGAGGTAGCACTCATGAGGGGTGCGATTCAGGCGTTTCAGGGGTGGGTGCAGAGCAGAGGCTCGCAACGGTGCAATCCGCACTGCGGGCAGTTCATCGTTTAGCTTCTTTCAGGACGATAAATCCCCTTCCACTTTAGGGAGTTGCTGCAAATCACCGTAGAGATACTGGAGGATCGTGGCGACGGTGAATCCGGCGGTTTCGGTGCGCAGGATGCGTGGCCCGCAACCGACCGGGATAAACCCCGCCTGCCGGGCAGCGCCGGCCTCTGCCGCACTGAAACCGCCTTCGGGCCCGATCAAAAGCGCGACGCTGCGCGGGGGGGGGGAGGGGAGTGCGGTAGCGAGTGGTTGCGAGGCATCTTCCCACAGCAAGAGTTTCAGCTCGGCAGTGCAGTCGGCGAGGACCCGGGAGAGGGGCAACGGCGCGACAACTTCGGGGAGAAACAGGCGGTGTGATTGACGCGCCGCTTCGCGAACAATCAAGCGCCAACGCTCCAGCCGTTTTTCACCGCGCTCAGCGGCCTTGCGATCAATCACCCGCTCACTGATCAACGGGACAAACTGCCGGATGCCCAGCTCGGTACCTTTTTGCAGGATCAGCTCCATTTTATCGGCTTTCGGTAGCCCCTGATAGAGATCGATCGGCAGCGCCGTTTCGCTGCTGGTGTGACGTTCCTGGATTGTCGCAGTGACATGCTGCCCAGCGGTGGTTTCGAGCAGGCAACGACACAGTGTGCCCCGACCGTCGAGCAGGGCAATTTCGGTCCCCGCCTTGAGGCGCAGGACGCGGCTGATGTGATGAGCGATGTCTGCAGGGAGGTGAACCCGGTCGCGGGTCAGCTGGTCGGCGGGGACGAAAAAGCGGCGCACGTCATCGTTCCCGGCGGAACTGAATGCAGGACCATTCATCTTCATGACGGATGATCGGGGCGCTCAATCCGTGATCATGAAACGCCGCACAGACCTGTGGTTCTTTCTCAATGAGAATCCCCGAGAGGACCAGCACCCCTTGCGGGTTCAGGCGGTCGAGAAATTCCGGGAGCAGGCGGATATTTTCCTCGGCGAGAATGTTGGCCAGAATCAGATCGAATCCGCCGGGAAGATTTTCCAGCGGCGTCGCGGTAATTTCGATGCGCTCCGCAACCTGGTTAAGGCAAGCATTTTCACTGGCGACGTGGCACGCACCGGGATCAATGTCGCAGGCCACAACGTGTTGCGCACCGAGCGCCGCAGCCGCGATGGCGAGGATTCCGGAGCCGGTGCCAACATCAAGGACACGGGGCCTGGGGTGAGTGTCAATAAACGTGACCAGTGCTTCGAGGCAGAGTCGGGTGGTGGCGTGGGTGCCGGTGCCGAAAGCCATGCCGGGGTCGATATTGATGACCGTTTCGTCGCGTGTGGCGTGGTGATCTTCCCAGGAGGGTTTGACCACCAGGCGGTCACCGATGTGAAAAGTGAAGAAATTCTGTTTCCAGTTTTCGGCCCAGTCGAGCGGCTGAAGACGTTCGACCCGGGGAGGTGTCATCGCCAGTTCCGGAAATTCTCCGGACAAAGTACGTAACGCCCGGTTAATGCTGTCAAGCAGCGCATCAACGTCGGTTGTCGCTGAGAAATAGGCCTTCAGCTGTTGCGTCGTCGTGACCTGTTCATCGGGGTCCGGTGGCACGAAGGTATCGAGTTCGCGTTCTTCAACAGTAACACCGGTACTGCCAAGCTCATTGAGCACGGCACAGAGCGGGTCGATGGCGTCATTGGGGACAGGGAGATGGATTTCGAGCCAGTCATTATTCATGGAAGAGATTTAGCAGAGCCAGCCAGGTAAATGCAATAAAAACCGTGTTGTGAAAAAATCACAGGGAATGCCGCTCTCTCCGGTCGGAGGATGCTTTGGAGCGATTAAATGCAACATATCGTTCGCTGAATCGGGCAGCAACACCGGCAATGCAAAAAAAAAGTTGCCTTCTCATTAGGATTTAGTATAGTCTGGGCCTAATTTTAATGAGGATTGTTAATGGCGAGCGCGCGGCAGGTTTTTTTATTATCAGATGCAACCGGAGAAACGGCTGAAAAGATCGCCATGGCTGCGCTGACCCAGTTTTCAGCCGAAGCGGTTCGGTTGCGCAGAATCAGCAATGTGCGCGACAAAAACCAGGTTTATGAGGCGCTTGATGAGGCGCTTCAGGAACGCGGACTGGTCATATACACGATTGTCAATCGCGAACTCGCGAAGTTGGTGCATGACGAATGTGATGCTCTCAGCCTGTCAAGCCTTGATCTGCTCACCCCTTTACTGATCAGGCTGACAGAGTTTTTTGGTTATTCACCGCGCGAAACGCCGGGATTGTTGCACGGCGTCGGTGAGGCTTATTTCCGGCGCATAGAAGCTGTTGAGTTTACCGTCAAACATGACGACGGTCAGGAGACCCGCGGCATACACAAGGCGGACATCGTCCTGACCGGCATCTCCCGAACCAGCAAAACCCCGATATCGGTCTATCTCGCACACCGGGGATGGCGCGTTGCCAATGTTCCGCTGGTTACGGGGATCGCCCCGCCGCCCGAATTACTTGAGGTCGATCCGCAGCGCGTGGCGGCATTGACGATCGACGCGCAGCGTCTGGTTGAATTACGCGCGGCACGACTGCGGAATCTTGGGCAGGATCCGCGTTCGGCTTACGCTGATTATGAGGAAATTGAACAGGAATTGCGTCAGGCGCGGGCGCTGTTCCGGCGTCAGAAATGGGTGATAATTAACGTCACGGGCAAGGCGGTCGAGGAGACTGCCAATGAAGTGCTGGAAAAGCTTAAACTTAAATAGGATGGCGTCGCACAAAGCCTGCCCTGCTGCGTTACGTTGATTTTTCAGGACCGCTCTTGTAGGACGAAATTTTTACAGCCATCCCATGAGTTTTTGCGAGAGCATCAAATAGGCGGTACGCACATAATAAGAAATGGATGACCACGCTATCAATGTTTGCCGGATATACGGGGATAAACTAAAGAATCGCTGAATTTTGCGAAAAGGAGAACACCATGCGTATACTTGTTGTCGAAGATGAAAAAAAGGTCGCCAGTTTTATCAAACGGGGGATGGAAGAAGAGGAATTCAGCGTTGACCTGGCCTATGATGGCGAGGAGGGTCTCGACCTTGCTGAAGCGAATCCCTACAACCTGATCATCATGGACCTGATGTTGCCGAAAATGGGCGGTCTCGACGTCATTCGTCAGTTACGCAAAAAAGAGATCAATGTTCCGGTTTTGTGTTTGACCGCTAAAGACACCGTTGACGATATTGTTGCCGGGCTTGATTCGGGCAGCGACGATTATCTCACCAAGCCGTTTGCTTTTGCCGAGTTGCTGGCCCGGGTGCGGGCGTTGTTGCGTCGTGGCAGTCAGGACCGTGGGGCCGAAATCGTCTTTGCTGATCTGCGCCTCGATCCGGTGACCCACCGCGTCTGGCGGGGAGACAAGGAGATTGATCTGACCGCCAAGGAGTACGGTCTGCTGGAATATTTCATGCGCAACCCCAACCAGATTCTGACGCGGACGATGATCGCAGAGCACGTCTGGGATTATACGTTTGACTCCTTTACCAATATCATTGATGTCTATGTCAACTATCTGCGGAAAAAAGTTGACCGTGATTTCAGCCTCAAGCTGATCCATACTGCTCGCGGCATGGGTTATATCCTCAAGGAGGGATAGCTTGTTTCGTCGCTCTATCCGTTTCCGGCTGACCCTCTGGTATGCCTTCACCCTGGCCGTCGTTCTGGCGGCCAGTGGTCTTTTCTGGGACATCTATTTCTCTCGTGAATTGCGCGAGCATCATGACACCCGCCTTCATCTGGTTGCCGAGGATATCGCAAATCTTTACTTTGAAGACGGTCGTGGCGCACGATTGCCCCTCGATAATGCCGATCCCGAACGTTGTAGCCGTCTTGAAGAATACGTTCGTCTGCATAATTGGGGGGAATTGGTGCAGATCCTCAATCGTGACGGGTCGGTTACCTGTGCGTCGATTAATTTGCGAAAATATCGCTTGCCGCTGAGCAAGCAGGCTCTGCTTGCGGCAAAAAACGGGCAACCTTATTTTGAAATGGCCAGCTCTGAATCCGAAATTCCGTTGCGCTTGCTGACCTACCCGGTGCTGGAGAAAGGACAGATTGTCAGCCTGATCCAGGTCGCGATCAGCCTTTCAGAAGTGAACCGGGCCGTTCACCACCTGCGGCTGGTGCTCTTGACCTTCAGCCCGCTGGTGTTGCTTGGGTTGAGCTTCGGCGGGTGGTTTTTGGCCGGACGCGCCTTGTCGCCGATCCTGCGGATCGCCCGCGAGGCAGGACATATCGACGCCGAAAATCTAACCAGACGTCTCCCTGAAGGGGAATCGAACGACGAGTTGGGGCAGATGGTGAGGTCTTTCAATTTGATGTTGGGACGTCTTGAAGAGTCTTTTCAAAAAATCAAGCAATTTTCCGGCGATGCTTCGCACGAGTTGCGGACGCCGCTGACCATTTTAAAAGGGGAAACCGAGGTCGCCTTGCGCTGGGCGAAGAGCCCTGACGAATATCGCAATGTGCTTGAATCGAATATTGAGGAAATTAACCGCATGGAGCGGATTCTCGAAGATCTCCTGTTGCTGGCAAAGAGTGAGGCCGGGGAATTGCCGTTACAGAACGCCGAACTCAGTCTCAGCGACCTGTTGCAGGAACTCTACCTCCAGGCGAATTTGCTCGGGGAGTCGCGGCGAATCAAAGTGCTGCTGCATCTGGCTGTTGACGGTGAAGTGCGGATCATCGGTGATGAATTGCGTTTACGGCAAATGTTTTTGAACCTTATTATTAACGGAATCAAATATACCCCCGAGGGAGGGCGGGTCGATATTGGTCTGGGGCTGGACGACAGCAACGCTGTTGTCAGCATCAAGGATAACGGGATCGGCATCGACAAAAACCACCTGCCACACATTTATGATCGTTTTTACCGGGTGGACGCCGCCCGTAATCGGGAAGACGGTGGCACCGGTCTGGGGCTGGCTATTGTCCGCTGGGTTGTTGATGCGCATGACGGGGTCATTAATGTTGTATCGAAGCCCGGTGCCGGGACGATTTTTACTGTAACGCTGCCGATTGGCGGCAATGCAGCGTATCGCCAGCGGCAAGAAAATTAACTTCGATCGTTTCCCGTCGGGCACAGCCTTTGTCGCTCCCTCCAGGCTTTGTTCTTGACAGGGTCCCCTCCCGGTTGTTAACTTGTCGAATTGCTGAATCGGATAATCAACGGGGACCGTTGTGACTGCTGTGAAATCGAAAAAAGTACTTGTTGCCGACATGTTTTCGCCGGAAGGTCTGCGGGTCTTCGAGGCGGCCGAGGGCATTGATCTCGATTATCGCCCGGAGCTTACCGCGCAGGAGCTGTGCGTTGCTGTTGCCGACGCTGAGGCTCTGGTCGTCCGGGGTGGAACTCAGGTTGACGCTGCTGTCATTGAGGCGGCATCACAGCTGAAAGTCATTGCCCGCGCGGGGATCGGCGTTGATAACGTGGATATGGCCGCGGCCAACCGGCGGGGGGCGGTTGTCATGAATACTCCGTTCGGCAGCACGACGACGACGGCGGAACATACCCTGGCCATGCTCCTGGCGCTGGCCCGGCAGATTCCTGCGGCGAGCAACGCCACCAAGAGTGGCCGGTGGGAAAAAAATCGTTTCATCGGGGTCGAGGTGGCAGGGAAAACCCTGGGGATCGTCGGTGCCGGAAAGATCGGGCGACTGGTCGTGGAACGTGCGCTGGCCCTCAAGATGAAAGTCCTGGTCTATGATCCGCACCTGTTTGAAAAGGTCGTTCGACAGATGGGGGCCGAGCAGGTCGAGTTCGATGAACTCCTTGCGCGCAGCGATTTTCTCAGCCTGCATATTCCGCTTAACGCCGAGACGGCCAATCTGCTTGATGCCGAAACCCTGAACAAGGTCAAACCCGGCTGCCGGATCATCAATTGCGCGATCGGCGGGTTGATCGACGAGCAAGCCCTGGCCGCGGCAATTCGTTGCGGACACATTGCCGGGGCGGCGCTTGACGTTTTTGCCCAGGAGCCTCCGGCAACGGACAATTCGCTACTGGCGCTGGAGAACGTGATTTGCACGCCGCATCTGCGGGCATCGACTGTCGATGCCCAGATTAACGTGACCGTACAGGCGGCCGAACAGGTTGTTGAGTTTTTGACCCGGGGGGTGATTGTTAACGCGTTAAACGTACCTTCCGTGCCGACCGATCTGCTGGAAAAACTGCGTCCCTACGTCGAGTTGTGCGAACGTCTCGGCACATTTGAGGCGCAGGCTTGTGGCAAAGGGATACAACGGGTTGAAATTGAGTTTGCCGGACAGGTGACAGAGCATCCCCTTGAACCGCTGACGATGGCGTTACTGAAAGGGCTGCTGACGCCGATGCTCGGCTCGGCGGTCAACTTTGTCAATGCCCACCATCTGGCGCGGGAACGTGGCATTCGGGTGGCTGAAACACGCAGCGATATGTCCGAAGGTTATGCCAGCCTGATCCGCTTGACGGTTTACGGGACGGAGGGAAGTTCCGCGGTGTGGGGAGCACTCTTTCGTGAAAACGATTACCGGATCGTCCAGGTCGACGGTTATCCGGTCGAAGCCGCACCGGATGGGCACATTTTGATGTTGCGCAACGATGATCGTCCAGGGGTGGTTGCCTATGTCAGCCGTCTATTGAGTGAAGCTCAGGTCAATATTGCCATGATGAACCTTTCCCGACGCAAGATTCAGGGCAAGGCGGTCTCGTTGATCAACGTTGACAGTCCGATCCCTGAAACGGTGCTTGAACAGTTGCGTGCCCATGAATATATTCGGAGCGCGACCCAGATAATTTGCTGAAAAATAAATCTCTATGCTGATTGACCCACTGGAAACAATGCTCCCTCGGGGAGTGAAAGATTTTTTGCCTGTCAAGGCGGCGAAGATTGAATATCTTGATCAATCTCTGCGCCGCGTTTTTGACCAATGGGGGTTCCGGCCACTGATGCCGGCCGCGCTGGAATATCTGCATGCGCTGGAGCGTGGTCTCGGTATCGGTCTGCGTGAAAAGACCTTCCGCTTTGATGATCGGCAGAGTGGTAAACTGGTCGCTTTCTCCCCCGATAT
It encodes:
- the serA gene encoding phosphoglycerate dehydrogenase, whose product is MFSPEGLRVFEAAEGIDLDYRPELTAQELCVAVADAEALVVRGGTQVDAAVIEAASQLKVIARAGIGVDNVDMAAANRRGAVVMNTPFGSTTTTAEHTLAMLLALARQIPAASNATKSGRWEKNRFIGVEVAGKTLGIVGAGKIGRLVVERALALKMKVLVYDPHLFEKVVRQMGAEQVEFDELLARSDFLSLHIPLNAETANLLDAETLNKVKPGCRIINCAIGGLIDEQALAAAIRCGHIAGAALDVFAQEPPATDNSLLALENVICTPHLRASTVDAQINVTVQAAEQVVEFLTRGVIVNALNVPSVPTDLLEKLRPYVELCERLGTFEAQACGKGIQRVEIEFAGQVTEHPLEPLTMALLKGLLTPMLGSAVNFVNAHHLARERGIRVAETRSDMSEGYASLIRLTVYGTEGSSAVWGALFRENDYRIVQVDGYPVEAAPDGHILMLRNDDRPGVVAYVSRLLSEAQVNIAMMNLSRRKIQGKAVSLINVDSPIPETVLEQLRAHEYIRSATQIIC
- the prmA gene encoding 50S ribosomal protein L11 methyltransferase, yielding MNNDWLEIHLPVPNDAIDPLCAVLNELGSTGVTVEERELDTFVPPDPDEQVTTTQQLKAYFSATTDVDALLDSINRALRTLSGEFPELAMTPPRVERLQPLDWAENWKQNFFTFHIGDRLVVKPSWEDHHATRDETVINIDPGMAFGTGTHATTRLCLEALVTFIDTHPRPRVLDVGTGSGILAIAAAALGAQHVVACDIDPGACHVASENACLNQVAERIEITATPLENLPGGFDLILANILAEENIRLLPEFLDRLNPQGVLVLSGILIEKEPQVCAAFHDHGLSAPIIRHEDEWSCIQFRRER
- a CDS encoding response regulator transcription factor, whose protein sequence is MRILVVEDEKKVASFIKRGMEEEEFSVDLAYDGEEGLDLAEANPYNLIIMDLMLPKMGGLDVIRQLRKKEINVPVLCLTAKDTVDDIVAGLDSGSDDYLTKPFAFAELLARVRALLRRGSQDRGAEIVFADLRLDPVTHRVWRGDKEIDLTAKEYGLLEYFMRNPNQILTRTMIAEHVWDYTFDSFTNIIDVYVNYLRKKVDRDFSLKLIHTARGMGYILKEG
- a CDS encoding kinase/pyrophosphorylase, encoding MASARQVFLLSDATGETAEKIAMAALTQFSAEAVRLRRISNVRDKNQVYEALDEALQERGLVIYTIVNRELAKLVHDECDALSLSSLDLLTPLLIRLTEFFGYSPRETPGLLHGVGEAYFRRIEAVEFTVKHDDGQETRGIHKADIVLTGISRTSKTPISVYLAHRGWRVANVPLVTGIAPPPELLEVDPQRVAALTIDAQRLVELRAARLRNLGQDPRSAYADYEEIEQELRQARALFRRQKWVIINVTGKAVEETANEVLEKLKLK
- the nudC gene encoding NAD(+) diphosphatase, with protein sequence MLPHDYTSAVHLPFNAAALHKRLDFQTPDRDPGGAGSLLLLQGSSLLLNPAAQLFDSTVVTDTLGSPPLYIGQWDGRPCRVARSLEATPPHGAIIAALLSPEPQLPIDLLSLGALGRQILLWERHSRFCGKCGKATRRIDGHWGVYCSVCNFERFPDLHPCVIVLIRRADELLLVRKAEWQTGRYGLVAGFLDLGECLEEAVAREVAEETGIRVENIHYVGSQAWPFPSQLMTGFRADYAGGEVCTQDDELEEARWFALDKLPTLPPKRSIARYLIDREVERRCADRDC
- a CDS encoding 16S rRNA (uracil(1498)-N(3))-methyltransferase — translated: MRRFFVPADQLTRDRVHLPADIAHHISRVLRLKAGTEIALLDGRGTLCRCLLETTAGQHVTATIQERHTSSETALPIDLYQGLPKADKMELILQKGTELGIRQFVPLISERVIDRKAAERGEKRLERWRLIVREAARQSHRLFLPEVVAPLPLSRVLADCTAELKLLLWEDASQPLATALPSPPPRSVALLIGPEGGFSAAEAGAARQAGFIPVGCGPRILRTETAGFTVATILQYLYGDLQQLPKVEGDLSS
- a CDS encoding heavy metal sensor histidine kinase → MFRRSIRFRLTLWYAFTLAVVLAASGLFWDIYFSRELREHHDTRLHLVAEDIANLYFEDGRGARLPLDNADPERCSRLEEYVRLHNWGELVQILNRDGSVTCASINLRKYRLPLSKQALLAAKNGQPYFEMASSESEIPLRLLTYPVLEKGQIVSLIQVAISLSEVNRAVHHLRLVLLTFSPLVLLGLSFGGWFLAGRALSPILRIAREAGHIDAENLTRRLPEGESNDELGQMVRSFNLMLGRLEESFQKIKQFSGDASHELRTPLTILKGETEVALRWAKSPDEYRNVLESNIEEINRMERILEDLLLLAKSEAGELPLQNAELSLSDLLQELYLQANLLGESRRIKVLLHLAVDGEVRIIGDELRLRQMFLNLIINGIKYTPEGGRVDIGLGLDDSNAVVSIKDNGIGIDKNHLPHIYDRFYRVDAARNREDGGTGLGLAIVRWVVDAHDGVINVVSKPGAGTIFTVTLPIGGNAAYRQRQEN